In one Chrysiogenia bacterium genomic region, the following are encoded:
- a CDS encoding MBL fold metallo-hydrolase → LGAKTVVSKHGGAPCADVPVDEGDTVKFGACTIEVRSTPGHTNGCVTYVTGDKSMAFTGDALLIRGSGRTDFQQGNSRKLYHSVREKIFTLPDETKLYPGHDYKGRTVTTVGEEKKFNARLGLDKSEDDFVEIMKNLKLAQPKKIQESVPENLRCGLPAPVTGEPLEKAWAPLSRTPEGLAEVQAAWVKDHGEEVRLIDVRGPDEYTGELGHIPGAENVPLETLEAAAKDWDREMPVVTICRSGKRSLSAADTLEKMNFVRVASMAGGMIRWDDQGFPAESVSAPDAN, encoded by the coding sequence GCCTTGGCGCAAAGACCGTTGTGAGCAAACATGGCGGCGCGCCCTGCGCCGATGTCCCCGTCGACGAAGGCGACACCGTGAAGTTCGGCGCCTGCACGATCGAGGTGCGCTCGACACCCGGTCACACCAACGGCTGCGTGACCTATGTGACCGGTGACAAGTCCATGGCCTTTACCGGCGACGCGCTGCTCATCCGCGGCTCGGGCCGCACCGACTTCCAGCAGGGCAATTCACGCAAGCTCTACCACTCGGTGCGCGAGAAGATATTCACGCTGCCCGATGAGACGAAGCTCTACCCCGGGCACGACTACAAGGGCCGCACGGTCACGACGGTTGGCGAGGAAAAAAAGTTCAACGCGCGCCTGGGGCTGGACAAGAGCGAGGACGACTTCGTGGAGATCATGAAGAATCTCAAACTCGCGCAGCCCAAAAAGATTCAGGAATCGGTCCCCGAGAACCTGCGTTGTGGTCTTCCCGCGCCGGTCACGGGCGAGCCGCTGGAGAAGGCATGGGCTCCGCTTAGCCGAACGCCCGAGGGGCTTGCAGAGGTGCAGGCCGCCTGGGTGAAGGATCACGGCGAGGAAGTGCGCCTCATCGATGTGCGCGGTCCCGATGAATACACCGGCGAGCTCGGTCACATCCCCGGGGCGGAGAACGTCCCGCTGGAAACGCTTGAAGCCGCCGCGAAGGACTGGGATCGCGAGATGCCGGTCGTCACGATCTGCCGCTCGGGCAAGCGTTCGCTCAGCGCGGCAGATACGCTGGAGAAAATGAACTTCGTGCGCGTCGCCTCCATGGCCGGCGGCATGATTCGTTGGGACGACCAGGGCTTTCCCGCCGAGAGTGTGAGCGCGCCCGATGCGAACTAG